The following coding sequences are from one Procambarus clarkii isolate CNS0578487 chromosome 86, FALCON_Pclarkii_2.0, whole genome shotgun sequence window:
- the LOC123768369 gene encoding dual specificity protein phosphatase 3, with the protein MADSSKLTTCKDILRAIQQIQPVYRPLSGYEEKISSAFGVCMDECYPGLYIGDLAAAKNKEYLKKVGITHVLNAAQGNKFATVDTDAEFYKDVGIKYMGMKLLDIASANISQFFDSGSQFIDDALSSGGKVLVHCFMGISRSATVAAAYLMMVKNMTAIEAIQTLRKNRAIYPNDGFLSQLADLDNKLSKERGKL; encoded by the exons ATGGCTGATTCTTCCAAACTGACAACCTGCAAGGATATTCTGAGGGCCATACAACAGATACAACCAGTCTACAGGCCGTTATCTGGCTATGAAGAAAAAATCTCATCGGCTTTTGGGGTGTGCATGGATGAGTGCTACCCAGGGCTCTACATTGGTGACCT TGCTGCAGCAAAGAACAAAGAGTATCTGAAGAAGGTTGGCATAACACATGTTTTAAATGCTGCACAAGGTAATAAATTTGCTACAGTGGATACTGATGCTGAATTTTATAAAGATGTTGGAATAAAGTATATGGGCATGAAGCTCCTTGATATAGCATCTGCAAATATATCCCAGTTTTTTGACAGTGGGTCCCAGTTCATCGATGATGCCCTCTCAAGTGGTG GAAAAGTGCTGGTACACTGCTTCATGGGTATTTCCCGTTCAGCCACAGTCGCAGCAGCCTATCTCATGATGGTAAAGAATATGACGGCTATTGAGGCAATACAAACGCTACGTAAAAACAGAGCCATATACCCTAATGATGGGTTCCTCAGTCAGTTGGCAGATCTTGATAACAAGCTTTCCAAGGAACGTGGAAAACTTTAG
- the LOC123768359 gene encoding dual specificity protein phosphatase 3: MGMQMNFKGLEFPSYYEDLREIVTTVETRLRPIPEIRMHVSRFMDGADMDQVYPNLYLGDCDAAMNEQYLLRHGITHIVNAADNSGGPAPVKTGAKYYKDPSITYLGLDLIDLPFINISLHFEKASAFIDSALRSGGKVLVHCRQGRSRSASIVAAFLMMCCNMTAATALTLIRENREIRPNNGFLQHLAELDLNLFRMRFDKLRSESSSSESESDENSSIDCENESDESDEERV; encoded by the exons ATGGGGATGCAAATGAATTTCAAAGGATTGGAATTTCCATCTT ATTATGAGGATCTAAGAGAAATTGTGACGACGGTGGAGACCCGCCTTCGTCCcattcctgagatcaggatgcacGTCTCCCGCTTCATGGACGGTGCAGACATGGATCAAGTCTACCCTAACCTGTACCTGGGTGACTG TGACGCAGCCATGAATGAGCAGTACCTCCTCCGGCACGGGATCACACACATAGTCAACGCTGCGGACAACTCTGGAGGCCCTGCACCGGTCAAGACTGGCGCTAAATATTACAAG GATCCTTCCATTACGTACTTGGGTCTTGACCTCATTGATCTGCCATTTATCAACATTTCCTTGCACTTTGAGAAGGCGTCGGCATTTATTGACAGCGCTCTGAGATCCGGAG GAAAAGTTTTGGTGCACTGCAGGCAGGGACGGTCGCGGTCTGCCTCAATTGTTGCAGCATTTCTGATGATGTGTTGCAACATGACGGCTGCCACAGCATTGACGCTGATCAGAGAGA ATCGAGAGATTCGCCCAAACAACGGATTTCTTCAGCACTTGGCAGAATTAGACTTAAATCTCTTCAGAATGAGGTTCGATAAATTGAGGAGTGAGTCATCATCATCCGAATCTGAATCAGATGAGAATTCATCAATTGATTGTGAAAATGAAAGTGATGAATCAGACGAGGAAAGGGTATAA